From the genome of Candidatus Electrothrix communis, one region includes:
- the prs gene encoding ribose-phosphate diphosphokinase codes for MTRRENILLIATQDTVPLADKVAAELRVVCTPMIRKQFADGEIYHAFPCDVSGRDIIIIGSTHTDEANQELIDLIAGARYWNARSVNVVIPYLGYSTMERSKPESGEIPKGITRTRQIFRTRPNYVAFVDLHSEAVLHAHSGEVRTRHLWTETLAAEKIRNMDLKDYVLVSPDYGFSKRVALLAGILKCPHTAANKDRYDVDQTIISQLSSAVKSRIAIICDDMIRTGGSMLQTADRCYEAGAVDVMVMATHLVLSGGARERFKEKGINRIIGADTFPGTQKDDLLEVYSVAPIIASELVHYLRVV; via the coding sequence ATGACCAGACGAGAGAATATTTTACTTATTGCAACCCAGGATACCGTCCCCCTTGCCGATAAGGTAGCAGCTGAGCTGAGGGTTGTGTGTACCCCCATGATCCGCAAGCAGTTTGCTGACGGTGAAATATACCACGCCTTCCCCTGTGATGTCTCAGGCCGTGATATTATCATTATCGGATCAACCCATACGGATGAGGCGAATCAGGAGTTGATCGACCTGATCGCGGGTGCGCGTTATTGGAATGCCCGTAGCGTGAACGTGGTGATACCCTATCTGGGCTATTCCACTATGGAGCGCTCCAAGCCCGAGTCTGGCGAGATTCCCAAAGGAATCACCCGCACCCGCCAGATTTTCCGTACCCGGCCTAATTACGTGGCCTTTGTCGACCTCCATTCCGAGGCTGTACTCCATGCCCATTCCGGCGAGGTCCGCACCCGCCATCTCTGGACCGAGACCTTGGCGGCCGAGAAAATTCGCAATATGGATCTGAAGGATTATGTGCTGGTTTCACCTGATTATGGGTTCAGTAAACGGGTGGCCCTGCTGGCTGGTATCCTAAAATGTCCGCATACAGCAGCTAATAAGGATAGATATGATGTGGACCAGACTATTATCAGCCAGTTGTCCAGCGCGGTAAAAAGCAGGATCGCCATTATCTGCGATGATATGATCCGGACCGGCGGTTCCATGTTGCAGACAGCGGATCGCTGTTATGAGGCTGGGGCTGTTGATGTTATGGTCATGGCAACCCATCTGGTCCTTTCCGGTGGAGCCCGTGAACGCTTCAAAGAAAAGGGCATTAATCGAATCATCGGGGCAGATACCTTTCCCGGTACGCAGAAAGATGACCTGCTGGAGGTGTATTCTGTTGCTCCGATTATTGCCTCGGAATTGGTTCATTATCTGCGGGTTGTTTGA
- the leuB gene encoding 3-isopropylmalate dehydrogenase — MSKKVAVLAGDGIGPEVMAEAIKVLDAAQEKFGFSLEYESADVGGLAIDNHGGALPQSTLDTCEAADAILFGSVGGPKWESLPPAEQPERAALLPLRKHFDLFCNLRPARVFKSLAAACPLRPDIVGEGFDILVVRELTSGIYFGTPKGREGSGADEMAYDTMVYKRSEIERIARMAFEAARVRNKKVTSVDKANVLTTMVLWREVVMEVAADYPDVELNHIYVDNATMQLVRWPQQFDVMLCGNMFGDIVSDEAAMLTGSMGMLASASLNSASFGLFEPAGGSAPDIAGQGIANPIAQILSAAMMLRYSLGQDAAATAIENAVSATLDKGVMTADIAIKGCASVNTKEMGDAVVAALVAAL; from the coding sequence ATGAGCAAGAAAGTAGCAGTACTGGCCGGAGACGGTATCGGCCCCGAGGTGATGGCAGAGGCTATCAAGGTTCTGGATGCAGCGCAGGAAAAGTTTGGCTTTTCTTTGGAATACGAGAGTGCAGATGTGGGCGGTCTGGCCATTGATAATCACGGTGGAGCCCTGCCTCAGTCCACCTTGGATACTTGTGAAGCTGCGGACGCCATCCTTTTCGGTTCTGTGGGCGGCCCGAAATGGGAAAGTCTGCCTCCAGCAGAACAGCCGGAACGAGCAGCTCTCTTGCCCCTGCGCAAACATTTTGATCTGTTCTGTAATCTGCGCCCGGCTCGGGTCTTTAAGTCCCTGGCAGCTGCCTGTCCCCTGCGCCCGGATATCGTCGGCGAGGGTTTTGATATTCTTGTGGTTCGTGAGCTGACGTCGGGTATTTACTTTGGTACCCCCAAGGGTCGGGAAGGCAGTGGCGCTGATGAGATGGCCTATGATACCATGGTCTATAAACGTTCTGAGATTGAACGGATTGCCCGGATGGCTTTTGAGGCGGCTCGGGTGCGTAACAAGAAAGTAACTTCCGTAGATAAAGCTAATGTTTTGACCACTATGGTGCTTTGGCGTGAGGTGGTCATGGAAGTGGCAGCTGATTACCCGGATGTGGAACTGAACCATATCTATGTGGACAATGCCACCATGCAGCTGGTTCGCTGGCCCCAGCAGTTTGATGTTATGCTCTGCGGTAATATGTTCGGGGATATTGTTTCGGACGAGGCAGCCATGCTCACCGGCTCTATGGGTATGCTTGCTTCAGCCAGCCTGAACAGTGCCAGCTTTGGTTTGTTTGAACCGGCAGGCGGCTCAGCACCGGATATTGCCGGACAGGGCATTGCCAATCCCATTGCCCAGATCCTTTCCGCTGCTATGATGCTCCGTTACAGCCTGGGTCAGGATGCAGCAGCCACCGCCATCGAGAATGCGGTTTCCGCAACGCTGGACAAGGGCGTGATGACCGCTGATATCGCCATAAAGGGCTGCGCTTCGGTGAACACCAAGGAAATGGGCGATGCCGTAGTTGCAGCATTAGTCGCGGCATTATAA
- the rsmG gene encoding 16S rRNA (guanine(527)-N(7))-methyltransferase RsmG, whose amino-acid sequence MCNRKQFTSGLSKLSLSLSPQQTDSILLYCQELQKWNKRVNLIARNTSPTDIVEKHFIDSLTLLPALRQYGLERGVSLIDVGSGAGFPGLVLAAALPELTVTLVEPRQKRVSFLRHIIRILGLTNVQVTDQRIEPGQAWDGPECTFITSRAVAAVDAFLPLIEGIATEKTVVIMMGATDEASLPGQEKQIAAGWQCLEEQKFTLPFSHHPRVLTLLQKVA is encoded by the coding sequence ATGTGTAATCGAAAACAATTTACCAGCGGACTGAGCAAGCTCAGTCTTTCTCTCTCGCCCCAACAAACCGACAGCATCCTCCTTTACTGTCAGGAACTGCAAAAATGGAACAAACGGGTCAATCTGATTGCCCGCAATACCAGTCCGACTGATATTGTGGAAAAGCATTTTATTGATTCTTTGACCCTGCTGCCTGCTCTCCGCCAATACGGCCTGGAGCGAGGAGTAAGCCTCATTGACGTAGGCTCTGGAGCTGGTTTTCCCGGCCTGGTGTTAGCGGCGGCCCTGCCAGAACTGACCGTCACCCTGGTGGAGCCCAGGCAAAAACGGGTCTCTTTTTTGCGCCATATCATCAGAATCCTTGGCTTGACCAATGTACAGGTTACAGACCAGCGGATTGAGCCAGGGCAGGCTTGGGACGGCCCAGAATGTACCTTTATCACCAGCCGGGCCGTGGCTGCGGTAGATGCCTTTCTCCCTCTGATAGAGGGGATTGCCACCGAAAAAACAGTGGTCATCATGATGGGCGCGACCGACGAGGCCTCCTTACCTGGACAGGAAAAGCAGATTGCGGCGGGTTGGCAATGCCTGGAGGAACAGAAATTCACCCTTCCTTTTTCCCATCATCCAAGAGTCTTGACCCTGTTGCAAAAGGTTGCATAA
- the xseA gene encoding exodeoxyribonuclease VII large subunit, with protein sequence MLPQTTQQKVFSVSELTRSIKGMLEGRFSFISVAGEISGLRRPGSGHLYFTLKDDQAQIKAVLFKMQQRYLQQLPNDGDMVICLGRVSVYEPRGDYQLIIDSLDYHGEGTLQLAFEQLKKRLDAEGLFDQELKKPIPPLPEHLILVTSPSGAAIHDFIRIAQKRYPQVRISVYPAAVQGEHAAKELCQAVSEINLQQAAGRLAADAIILCRGGGSAEDLQAFNNEELAWEIHRSVIPVVSAVGHEIDFTIADLVADLRAPTPSGAAEMLLPDSQALREHLADQARRLRRTMQDKLDRHQERIALYRQKLTGAAQPVDTLLLRLDHMSENMEHAMQANLTTLQARLDRVENRLKRNNPLLVLNLYHQRIEEMQRRLRQIGIRLISDKEQELARAAGVLEAVSPLSTLARGYSVSRKVSGHRTLISAAGQVCIGEPIEVLLYQGRLECEVTKVESSNADL encoded by the coding sequence ATGCTCCCTCAAACCACCCAACAAAAAGTCTTCAGCGTCTCCGAGCTGACCCGCTCCATCAAGGGCATGCTGGAGGGCCGCTTCTCCTTTATCAGCGTTGCCGGGGAGATTTCCGGCCTGCGGCGACCGGGCTCCGGTCATCTATACTTCACCCTCAAGGACGATCAGGCTCAGATCAAGGCTGTGCTTTTCAAGATGCAGCAGCGATATTTGCAACAGCTGCCTAATGACGGCGATATGGTGATTTGTCTGGGCAGAGTTTCCGTGTACGAGCCTAGGGGCGATTACCAGCTCATCATCGACAGCTTGGATTATCATGGAGAAGGTACTTTGCAGCTCGCCTTTGAGCAGCTGAAAAAAAGGCTGGACGCTGAAGGGCTCTTTGATCAGGAGCTGAAAAAGCCGATTCCGCCTCTACCCGAGCACCTGATCCTCGTGACCTCGCCCTCGGGTGCTGCGATCCATGATTTCATCCGCATTGCCCAGAAGAGATACCCGCAGGTACGGATTTCGGTTTATCCGGCAGCAGTGCAGGGAGAGCATGCAGCAAAAGAGTTGTGTCAGGCTGTGTCGGAGATTAATCTTCAGCAGGCCGCAGGACGGCTGGCAGCAGACGCGATTATCCTCTGCCGGGGCGGCGGTTCTGCTGAGGATTTGCAGGCCTTTAATAATGAAGAACTGGCTTGGGAGATCCACAGGTCAGTCATCCCGGTGGTCAGTGCTGTGGGCCATGAAATCGACTTTACCATTGCCGATCTGGTGGCCGATCTTCGTGCGCCCACCCCCAGCGGGGCCGCTGAGATGCTGTTGCCGGACAGCCAGGCTCTGCGCGAGCATCTTGCTGATCAGGCCCGTCGATTGCGCCGGACCATGCAGGATAAACTGGATCGTCATCAGGAGCGGATAGCCCTGTATCGGCAAAAGCTGACCGGTGCTGCCCAGCCTGTTGATACCTTGCTTCTCCGTTTGGACCATATGTCCGAAAATATGGAGCATGCTATGCAGGCGAATTTGACTACTCTTCAGGCCCGCCTAGACCGGGTGGAAAATCGCCTCAAACGGAACAACCCCTTGCTGGTGCTCAACCTCTATCATCAACGGATTGAGGAGATGCAACGACGGCTTCGCCAGATCGGTATCAGGCTTATCAGCGATAAGGAACAGGAACTTGCCCGAGCAGCAGGGGTGCTGGAGGCGGTAAGCCCGCTGTCTACGCTCGCACGTGGCTACTCTGTGTCCAGGAAAGTCTCAGGCCACAGAACTTTGATCTCGGCAGCAGGCCAGGTGTGCATTGGAGAGCCCATTGAGGTGTTGCTCTATCAGGGACGGCTGGAGTGCGAGGTGACGAAGGTGGAATCAAGCAATGCCGATTTGTGA
- a CDS encoding DUF1538 domain-containing protein, which produces MTRLQQKGIFHYQLPCIQRWLHIAPVRTCTTLFSSDHSNVLTKKMLLTALKKLWSAFTDLLPIVLVISFFQLIVLRQPLPNLIEVLFGAMLVVVGLALFVQGLEMGLFPIGESLAQALARKGSLLWLLVFAFALGFATTVAEPALIAVADEAAEIAAKGGLIEAGEQAAQQYALGLRLSVAFSVGLAILIGVLRILRGWPVHYLIIGGYVLVMLMTMIAPKEIIGLAYDAGGVTTSTITVPLVAALGVGLASIIRGRNPLLDGFGLIAFASLLPIIFVMGYGLLVFH; this is translated from the coding sequence TTGACACGACTGCAACAGAAAGGTATTTTTCATTATCAACTTCCTTGTATTCAGAGGTGGCTCCATATTGCACCCGTACGTACCTGTACCACTCTGTTTTCATCAGACCACAGCAATGTACTGACAAAAAAAATGCTTCTCACCGCCCTGAAAAAACTCTGGTCCGCCTTTACCGACCTGCTGCCCATTGTCCTGGTTATCAGCTTTTTCCAGCTGATTGTGTTGCGGCAACCTCTGCCTAATCTTATTGAGGTCCTGTTCGGGGCTATGCTGGTGGTGGTTGGCTTGGCTCTCTTTGTCCAGGGCCTGGAAATGGGGCTTTTTCCCATCGGTGAAAGCCTGGCTCAAGCCTTGGCCCGCAAAGGCAGTCTGCTCTGGCTGTTGGTCTTTGCCTTTGCTTTGGGCTTTGCCACCACGGTGGCAGAGCCTGCCCTGATTGCAGTGGCTGATGAGGCGGCAGAAATCGCGGCCAAGGGGGGACTCATTGAGGCTGGTGAACAGGCTGCCCAACAATACGCCCTTGGTCTCCGCCTGTCTGTGGCCTTTTCCGTGGGCCTTGCCATTCTCATCGGAGTGTTGCGTATCTTGCGGGGCTGGCCGGTCCATTATCTCATCATCGGCGGGTATGTCCTGGTTATGCTGATGACCATGATAGCACCCAAGGAGATTATCGGCCTGGCCTATGATGCAGGCGGCGTCACCACCTCCACCATCACGGTGCCTCTGGTCGCCGCTCTCGGGGTGGGGCTGGCCTCCATTATCCGGGGCAGGAATCCCCTACTGGACGGCTTTGGCCTTATCGCCTTTGCCTCCCTGCTGCCCATAATTTTTGTCATGGGCTATGGCCTACTGGTTTTTCACTGA
- a CDS encoding DUF1538 domain-containing protein — protein MDFFIDFADILLLTLRDVTPIVGLIIGFQLLVIRQPVPHPKRLILGGIYVVLGLSLFLIGLEKALFPLGKMMATQLSDPHFLYGTETMPATPDWLAYGWIYLFAAMIGFATTIAEPSLIAVAYKANEVSGGTISQWGLRITVAVGVAFGISLGTFRIVSGTPLYLYILTGYIIVIIQTLFAPKNIIPLAYDSGGVTTSTVTVPLVAALGLGLASTVPGRNPALDGFGLIAFASLFPIITVLGYAQFGQWMTARRRKKENKENEHVV, from the coding sequence ATGGATTTCTTTATCGATTTTGCAGACATTCTCCTCCTCACCCTGCGTGATGTCACCCCGATTGTGGGCCTGATTATCGGCTTCCAGCTCCTGGTCATCCGGCAGCCTGTTCCTCATCCCAAACGACTCATCCTCGGCGGAATTTATGTAGTGCTCGGCCTGTCTCTCTTTCTCATCGGCCTGGAAAAAGCCCTGTTTCCCCTGGGCAAAATGATGGCTACCCAGCTTTCTGACCCGCATTTTCTCTACGGTACCGAGACCATGCCTGCAACACCGGACTGGCTAGCCTACGGCTGGATCTATCTTTTTGCCGCCATGATCGGCTTTGCCACCACCATTGCCGAACCCTCATTAATCGCGGTTGCCTATAAGGCCAACGAGGTCTCCGGCGGGACCATCAGCCAATGGGGCTTACGAATAACGGTAGCTGTCGGGGTGGCCTTCGGCATCAGCCTGGGCACCTTCCGCATTGTCAGCGGAACCCCGCTGTATCTTTATATTTTAACAGGTTATATCATCGTCATCATTCAGACCCTCTTTGCCCCGAAAAATATTATACCCTTGGCCTATGACTCAGGCGGAGTCACCACCTCCACAGTGACTGTGCCCCTGGTAGCCGCTTTGGGGTTGGGGCTGGCCTCCACGGTGCCGGGTCGTAACCCTGCTCTGGACGGCTTCGGGCTGATCGCTTTTGCCAGCCTCTTCCCAATTATCACCGTCCTTGGTTATGCTCAATTCGGACAATGGATGACCGCAAGGCGAAGAAAGAAAGAAAACAAGGAGAACGAACATGTTGTTTAA
- a CDS encoding P-II family nitrogen regulator has translation MLFKTIIASVKPDHTDKVVDAAKNAGATGATILSGRGTGCHEAKTFFGLTLEPQSDIIMMLIEEHLVQGILDAIVEAGEFNKPGTGMAFVLPVEQVVGLDSQLDIIKEKIQDQYF, from the coding sequence ATGTTGTTTAAAACGATTATCGCCTCGGTAAAACCCGATCACACCGACAAAGTCGTAGATGCGGCCAAAAATGCCGGGGCCACCGGGGCCACCATCCTTTCCGGTCGGGGCACAGGCTGTCACGAGGCCAAGACCTTTTTCGGCCTGACCTTAGAGCCCCAGAGCGATATTATCATGATGCTGATTGAAGAGCATCTGGTCCAAGGAATTTTGGATGCCATTGTTGAGGCCGGAGAATTCAACAAGCCCGGAACCGGCATGGCCTTTGTTTTGCCTGTGGAGCAGGTCGTTGGCCTGGATAGTCAACTTGATATCATTAAAGAAAAAATACAGGATCAGTATTTTTAG
- a CDS encoding CBS domain-containing protein, with the protein MATQGTIIRARDVMRTKLATIDGMATVREAANKMREQHLSHLLVERRNADDVWAIVSIRDLVEGVLIPDRPAEDVNVFEVMTKPVITVPPDMDIRYVARLLHNTGLSRVPVEENNELIGIISLSSLILHESVF; encoded by the coding sequence ATGGCAACACAAGGAACAATCATTCGGGCACGAGATGTGATGCGGACAAAGTTGGCCACCATCGACGGCATGGCCACAGTCAGGGAAGCAGCAAATAAGATGCGGGAGCAACACCTCTCCCACCTACTGGTGGAAAGAAGAAATGCAGACGATGTTTGGGCCATCGTTTCTATCCGAGATCTGGTGGAAGGCGTACTGATCCCGGACCGCCCTGCTGAAGATGTCAATGTCTTTGAAGTCATGACCAAGCCGGTGATCACCGTTCCACCGGACATGGATATCCGCTATGTAGCCCGGTTGCTCCATAATACCGGCCTGAGCAGAGTGCCGGTGGAGGAAAACAACGAGTTGATCGGCATCATTTCCCTTTCCTCGCTGATCCTGCATGAATCGGTTTTTTGA
- a CDS encoding DUF2279 domain-containing protein, protein MKKYFNILIIFFAVMVIFISPACSGDLQNAPQYSPQNYTDVEQAGMEPQGGWWGELSKEKKALYTNISAAAFISLYGMADWDYGSESFHVTDEGWFEKGSKYGGADKAGHFWATYAIADAFTGLYNHWGYDRKTAGRFGVFSSWAVQAIMELDDGTSQAQGFDWGDMTMNTLGALTSMLMEQYPELDRKIDFRVEYALNVPVQGIFDDYSNMYYAVVVKLDGFDQLQHSWLQWAELHAGYCTRGYDTSESDQERRVYFGISFNFSRLFHQYKYHKTGKVLEYLQVPYTVPKIFGRPG, encoded by the coding sequence ATGAAAAAATACTTCAATATCCTGATTATCTTCTTTGCTGTCATGGTCATTTTTATCTCTCCGGCATGTAGTGGAGATCTACAGAATGCTCCACAGTATTCGCCACAGAATTATACCGATGTTGAGCAAGCAGGCATGGAACCGCAGGGTGGGTGGTGGGGTGAGCTTTCTAAGGAGAAAAAGGCCCTGTACACCAATATTTCCGCAGCAGCCTTTATTAGCCTCTACGGGATGGCTGATTGGGATTACGGTTCAGAAAGTTTTCATGTTACTGACGAAGGTTGGTTTGAAAAAGGCTCAAAATATGGAGGTGCGGATAAAGCCGGTCATTTTTGGGCGACGTATGCCATTGCCGATGCCTTTACCGGCCTGTACAATCATTGGGGATATGACAGGAAAACAGCTGGTCGCTTCGGTGTGTTTTCGTCCTGGGCCGTCCAGGCAATCATGGAGCTTGATGACGGAACCAGCCAAGCCCAGGGGTTTGATTGGGGCGATATGACAATGAATACGCTCGGGGCATTAACCAGCATGCTCATGGAGCAATACCCGGAACTGGATCGCAAGATAGATTTTCGTGTTGAATATGCCTTGAATGTCCCTGTGCAAGGAATTTTTGATGATTACTCAAATATGTACTATGCCGTAGTTGTCAAGCTTGATGGTTTTGATCAACTGCAACATTCCTGGCTGCAATGGGCGGAACTGCATGCAGGATATTGCACCCGGGGGTATGATACATCTGAATCAGATCAGGAACGCCGCGTTTATTTCGGGATATCCTTTAATTTTTCCCGGCTCTTTCATCAGTATAAGTACCATAAGACAGGGAAGGTGCTGGAATACCTTCAGGTTCCCTATACTGTGCCGAAGATCTTCGGCAGGCCGGGATAA
- the livM gene encoding high-affinity branched-chain amino acid ABC transporter permease LivM, translating into MTELFSYDVLKQESKILRQDPYGTAAHPARALKIIPNMNNILAFQHLKKAFLVALWFCFLTFPIMVIKVNPYEETVIWRWQNMLYVALVSFSLYLLSQAFLGWKTGQEEKKKRRINPHRVKKNWQHVLLNEPKVFIPVLAVFLVIFSAFPVYLSTYQINIMITALMYVVLGLGLNIVVGVAGLLDLGYVAFYAVGAYTYALLNLHFGIGFWTALPIGGLLAACFGILLGFPVLRLRGDYLAIVTLGFGEIIRLVLENWTEFSQGPSGISNIPRPGLFGMEMTLDQSINYLYYLMIALVIFTVFMVNRLQNSRIGRAWFALREDEIACQAMGIDKTKTKLTAFSLGAFWAGMVGVIFAAKTTFVNPSSFTFLESAIILCIVVLGGMGSIIGVIIAALVLMLLPEYLRAFADYRMLVFGATLVIMMVFRPKGLISTVRRTYNIKS; encoded by the coding sequence TTGACAGAGCTATTCAGCTATGATGTGCTGAAGCAGGAATCCAAAATTCTCCGGCAAGATCCATACGGGACAGCGGCACATCCTGCAAGAGCTCTCAAAATTATTCCGAATATGAACAACATACTCGCATTTCAACATCTAAAAAAAGCATTTCTGGTTGCTCTCTGGTTCTGTTTTCTCACCTTTCCCATTATGGTCATCAAGGTGAATCCCTATGAAGAAACCGTTATCTGGCGTTGGCAGAATATGCTCTATGTGGCGCTGGTCAGCTTTTCCTTGTACCTTTTGAGCCAAGCCTTTCTGGGTTGGAAGACAGGACAGGAAGAGAAGAAAAAACGACGCATCAACCCTCATAGGGTAAAAAAGAATTGGCAGCACGTCCTGCTCAACGAGCCAAAGGTATTTATACCGGTTCTCGCAGTGTTTCTGGTTATTTTTTCTGCTTTTCCGGTGTACCTTTCCACTTACCAGATCAATATTATGATCACAGCCCTGATGTACGTGGTCTTAGGGCTGGGCCTCAATATCGTTGTCGGGGTGGCAGGCCTGCTTGATCTGGGCTATGTGGCCTTTTATGCGGTTGGGGCCTATACCTATGCCCTGCTCAATCTCCATTTTGGGATCGGCTTTTGGACAGCCCTGCCCATCGGTGGGTTACTGGCAGCCTGTTTCGGCATCCTGCTCGGCTTTCCGGTGCTGCGCCTGCGGGGCGACTATCTGGCCATTGTCACCTTGGGTTTCGGAGAAATTATCCGCTTGGTGCTGGAAAACTGGACCGAATTTTCCCAAGGTCCCAGCGGGATATCCAATATCCCCAGGCCCGGCTTGTTCGGCATGGAGATGACGCTTGATCAGTCTATCAACTATCTCTATTACCTGATGATCGCTTTGGTGATCTTCACCGTGTTTATGGTGAACCGGCTGCAAAATTCCCGAATCGGTCGCGCCTGGTTTGCCCTGCGGGAAGACGAGATTGCCTGCCAGGCTATGGGAATCGACAAAACCAAGACCAAGCTGACTGCTTTTTCTCTGGGTGCCTTCTGGGCAGGCATGGTCGGGGTGATCTTTGCCGCCAAAACCACCTTTGTTAATCCTTCTTCCTTTACCTTTCTTGAATCCGCTATTATCCTCTGCATCGTGGTGCTGGGCGGGATGGGCTCTATTATCGGGGTGATCATTGCGGCGCTGGTCCTGATGTTGTTGCCGGAATATCTGCGGGCCTTTGCCGATTACCGCATGCTGGTCTTCGGAGCGACCTTGGTTATCATGATGGTCTTCCGGCCCAAGGGGCTGATTTCCACGGTGCGACGGACGTACAACATCAAATCATAA
- a CDS encoding BrnA antitoxin family protein translates to MQLLKTSTDEYPQVTQADFDRAVLRRNLEPDEKKQRITLALDVEVVRYFKTKGGKQGYHNLINETLKRIVRMDIAEQNGFEEILRKIIREELAAAGNAH, encoded by the coding sequence ATGCAGCTTTTAAAAACCTCTACAGATGAATACCCTCAAGTGACGCAGGCAGATTTCGACCGGGCTGTTTTGCGCCGGAACCTCGAACCTGATGAAAAAAAACAGCGCATTACTCTTGCGCTTGATGTCGAGGTTGTCCGGTATTTTAAAACAAAGGGCGGAAAGCAGGGCTATCATAATCTTATCAACGAGACTTTGAAAAGAATCGTCAGAATGGATATTGCCGAACAGAATGGTTTTGAAGAAATTCTGCGAAAAATTATCAGAGAGGAGCTGGCAGCAGCCGGTAATGCTCATTAA
- a CDS encoding ABC transporter ATP-binding protein codes for MTEQNNHSILEVQDLTMDFGGIRALDKMNIRVRQGEIAALIGPNGAGKTTFFNCLTGIYKPTSGNLLLTPPGQSSKRLNGLKPNQVTEQGLARTFQNIRLFPDMSVLENVMIGCHCRTKARVLGAIFRDKRTIKEEKEVIARSFTLLEKVGLAELANEFAKNLPYGAQRRLEIARALATDPALLLLDEPAAGMNPQETVELDELITEIRDDAISILLIEHDMKLVMSLSDHIFVMDYGKKIAEGTPHEVRNNPEVIKAYLGEDIE; via the coding sequence ATGACCGAGCAAAACAATCATTCCATCCTCGAAGTACAGGATCTCACAATGGACTTCGGCGGAATCAGGGCCTTGGACAAAATGAATATCCGGGTTCGGCAGGGGGAAATCGCCGCCCTGATCGGCCCTAACGGAGCAGGCAAAACCACCTTTTTCAATTGCCTGACCGGAATTTACAAACCGACCTCCGGCAATCTCCTGCTGACACCGCCAGGACAAAGCAGCAAACGACTCAACGGCTTAAAACCCAACCAAGTAACGGAACAGGGACTTGCCCGGACCTTTCAAAATATCCGCCTCTTCCCTGACATGAGCGTCTTGGAAAACGTCATGATCGGTTGCCATTGCCGAACCAAGGCCAGGGTGCTCGGAGCAATCTTTCGCGATAAGCGAACGATCAAGGAAGAAAAAGAGGTCATTGCCCGTTCCTTTACCCTCTTAGAAAAAGTCGGTCTTGCCGAGCTGGCCAATGAATTTGCCAAGAACTTACCCTATGGAGCCCAGCGCAGGCTGGAAATAGCCAGAGCTCTGGCAACCGATCCCGCTCTTCTGCTCCTTGATGAACCGGCAGCCGGAATGAATCCCCAGGAAACTGTGGAGCTGGATGAACTCATTACCGAGATCCGTGATGACGCCATTTCCATCCTTCTGATTGAGCACGATATGAAATTGGTCATGAGTCTCTCCGACCACATCTTTGTGATGGATTACGGCAAAAAAATTGCTGAAGGTACACCCCATGAGGTCCGGAATAACCCAGAGGTCATCAAGGCGTATCTCGGGGAAGATATAGAATAA